The following coding sequences are from one Enterococcus sp. 4G2_DIV0659 window:
- the gcvPB gene encoding aminomethyl-transferring glycine dehydrogenase subunit GcvPB: MKLIFERSVKGYHNDMIAPCDVPVVPMPQEMKRQKELHLPSLSQPEISRHYTELANATFGINDGFYPLGSCTMKYNPKINDEMAAFPAFANIHPLQPEHTVQGSLEVFTMAESLLKEITGMDAITFQPAAGAHGEFTSLLMIKAYHEKNGQGQRNKIIVPDSAHGTNPASVAMTGMITVNIPSDEHGCVDIDALKEAVGDDTAGLMLTNPNTAGIFDKNILEITKIIHDAGGLNYYDGANLNAIMGVARPGDMGFDIIHLNLHKTFSTPHGGGGPGSGAVGCKSLLKPFLPNYYPVKKEDQITFTKPEYSIGMVKGFYGQFSVFLRALTYILFLGSEGIASASKGAVLNANYMLHQLKDLFEVPYGDACMHEFVISLDQLKKETGVSALDVAKGILDHQMYPPTMYFPLTVPEALMVEPPETESKERIDEAVEVYRKLYKEAHENPEAFHNYPLHAKIHRVDEVRAARQPIVRYRFEEE, translated from the coding sequence ATGAAATTAATTTTTGAACGCAGTGTAAAAGGGTATCATAATGACATGATTGCGCCTTGTGATGTTCCAGTTGTTCCTATGCCGCAAGAGATGAAACGACAAAAAGAACTGCATTTACCGTCACTTTCACAGCCGGAAATCAGTCGTCATTACACAGAATTAGCGAATGCAACATTTGGTATTAATGATGGCTTTTACCCACTTGGTTCATGTACGATGAAATATAATCCTAAAATCAATGACGAAATGGCTGCTTTTCCAGCGTTTGCGAATATCCATCCGTTACAGCCAGAACATACCGTTCAAGGTTCTTTAGAAGTGTTCACCATGGCAGAAAGTCTCTTAAAAGAAATTACTGGAATGGATGCCATTACCTTCCAACCAGCAGCTGGTGCTCACGGTGAATTCACCAGTTTATTGATGATCAAAGCGTATCATGAAAAAAATGGACAAGGACAACGAAATAAAATTATTGTACCAGATTCAGCACATGGAACAAATCCAGCAAGTGTAGCAATGACAGGCATGATTACTGTGAATATTCCTTCTGATGAACATGGCTGTGTTGATATTGACGCATTAAAAGAAGCTGTTGGAGATGATACAGCAGGATTAATGTTGACGAATCCTAATACTGCAGGAATTTTTGATAAAAATATTTTAGAAATTACTAAAATCATTCACGATGCTGGCGGTTTAAATTATTATGATGGTGCGAATCTAAATGCGATCATGGGCGTTGCTCGACCAGGAGATATGGGCTTTGATATTATCCATTTAAACTTGCATAAGACCTTTTCAACCCCTCATGGAGGCGGTGGACCAGGTTCTGGAGCTGTCGGCTGTAAATCATTATTAAAACCATTTTTACCAAATTATTATCCAGTGAAAAAAGAAGATCAAATCACCTTTACAAAACCAGAGTATTCGATTGGTATGGTAAAAGGATTTTATGGGCAATTTTCTGTATTTTTACGTGCCTTGACGTACATTTTATTTTTAGGATCAGAAGGGATTGCTTCGGCATCGAAAGGTGCTGTGCTGAATGCTAATTATATGCTGCACCAATTAAAGGATTTGTTTGAAGTGCCATATGGCGATGCGTGTATGCATGAATTTGTAATCAGCTTAGATCAGCTAAAAAAAGAAACCGGTGTTTCAGCACTTGATGTTGCTAAAGGAATTTTAGATCATCAAATGTATCCGCCGACGATGTATTTCCCATTAACTGTACCTGAAGCATTAATGGTAGAACCTCCTGAAACTGAATCAAAAGAACGTATAGATGAGGCAGTTGAAGTATATCGCAAACTTTACAAAGAAGCGCATGAAAATCCAGAAGCTTTCCATAACTATCCATTACATGCAAAAATCCATCGAGTAGATGAAGTAAGAGCCGCAAGACAGCCAATTGTTCGATACAGATTTGAAGAGGAGTAA
- the lpdA gene encoding dihydrolipoyl dehydrogenase, which produces MRYDLIVIGAGPGGYVAAIKAAQLGMSVALVEKERVGGTCLNRGCIPTKSLLQSASTVRELKDAGEHGIHVSDVRVNIEEIYAKKNQVVDKLVQGIEGLMKANKIELLSGNAKILSPHLVSVAETKYETEKIIIATGSRPAIPPIPGSDLPGVVTSNELLTQAKEYKQLIIIGGGVIGVEFATIFNEFGCDVTIIETADTLLPQFDTEISKKMAMLLKKQGIKIHTKSVVTRITKEEQLTCTFTYKGKEQTVVGETILIATGRKAYFDDLFTEELVVKTENQAIWVDEQFETSIKDIYAIGDVASRGGQLAHIASAQGVNAVLGMNQQEEVYNLEVIPSCVYTTPEIACVGMTEEQAEKEGISIKVGKYNMAGNGKTIIAGTSLGFIKVIAQADSEKIIGAQLMCDRATDMISEFTTAIVNELTMEQVSAIIHPHPTYNEGIGEAYENLSGHGIHTMPKK; this is translated from the coding sequence TTGAGGTATGATTTAATTGTAATAGGAGCAGGTCCAGGTGGGTATGTTGCCGCAATTAAAGCAGCGCAATTAGGAATGAGCGTAGCCCTTGTTGAAAAGGAACGAGTTGGCGGTACGTGCTTAAATCGAGGATGTATACCAACCAAATCGCTACTACAATCAGCCAGTACCGTTCGTGAGCTGAAAGACGCGGGAGAACACGGAATACATGTGAGTGATGTCAGAGTAAACATTGAAGAAATCTATGCAAAGAAAAATCAAGTAGTTGATAAGCTCGTTCAAGGAATCGAAGGACTTATGAAGGCAAATAAAATCGAGTTGCTTTCTGGGAATGCTAAAATTCTCAGTCCTCATTTAGTTTCTGTTGCAGAGACAAAATATGAAACGGAAAAAATTATCATTGCTACTGGGTCAAGACCTGCTATTCCACCAATTCCAGGAAGTGATTTACCTGGTGTTGTGACGAGTAATGAGCTTTTGACCCAGGCAAAAGAATATAAACAACTGATTATCATCGGCGGTGGTGTGATTGGTGTGGAATTTGCTACGATTTTTAATGAATTTGGGTGTGACGTCACAATCATTGAAACAGCAGATACATTACTTCCACAGTTTGATACTGAGATTTCAAAAAAAATGGCGATGCTCTTAAAAAAACAAGGAATTAAGATCCACACAAAATCAGTTGTCACCCGTATTACTAAAGAAGAACAACTGACTTGTACGTTTACCTATAAAGGAAAAGAGCAAACGGTTGTTGGAGAGACGATTTTGATTGCGACAGGCAGAAAAGCGTATTTTGACGATTTATTCACCGAAGAATTGGTCGTGAAAACAGAAAATCAGGCAATTTGGGTAGATGAACAGTTTGAAACATCAATCAAAGATATTTACGCTATTGGTGATGTTGCTAGCCGGGGCGGACAATTAGCTCATATAGCTTCTGCTCAAGGTGTGAATGCGGTGTTAGGAATGAATCAGCAAGAAGAAGTCTATAACTTAGAGGTGATTCCTTCTTGCGTTTATACAACACCGGAAATTGCTTGCGTCGGCATGACAGAAGAACAGGCAGAAAAAGAGGGAATTTCTATCAAAGTCGGTAAGTACAATATGGCTGGTAATGGAAAAACAATCATAGCAGGCACGTCATTAGGCTTTATTAAAGTGATAGCGCAAGCTGATAGTGAAAAAATCATTGGTGCTCAACTTATGTGTGATCGAGCAACAGATATGATTAGTGAATTTACCACAGCTATCGTTAATGAGCTGACAATGGAGCAAGTATCAGCGATCATCCACCCTCATCCAACATATAATGAAGGAATTGGCGAAGCCTATGAAAATTTGAGCGGTCACGGGATTCATACTATGCCGAAAAAATAG
- a CDS encoding M20 metallopeptidase family protein, with product MLSEKQKHYAHSLEEELIQIRRHLHQNPEIGMDLPKTVAFVKNKLKEYGYEPKACGESGITVLAGKKSGKTFLLRGDMDALPIKELTNLSFKSENGYMHACGHDMHTTMLLGAAKILKEFEDELEGQVKLLFQPGEEILSGSKVCIENHVLENPKVDAGMMIHVFPFKGFKVGQIMPTPAGTFMASADWFEIKVKGRGGHGSQPETSIDPINVAVHIYTALQELSAREIGSEERFVLTIGEFIGGTPGASNIIPETTVMKGTLRTLKEEVRGQIKERMVVIAENIAKAFRAEAEVIFTNGCTTNINDPKVTDFAKHSLTETFGADRIVDIPVSTPLMGSEDFGEISQLIPTTTVLLVASEELINLHNPAIVFDESVLVEGAKIYSDTALSWLKKS from the coding sequence ATGCTATCAGAAAAACAAAAACACTATGCACATTCATTAGAAGAAGAGCTGATTCAAATCAGAAGACATTTACATCAAAATCCTGAAATTGGTATGGACTTGCCAAAAACAGTTGCTTTTGTAAAGAATAAATTAAAAGAATATGGCTATGAACCAAAAGCATGCGGCGAATCTGGAATCACTGTATTAGCTGGTAAAAAAAGCGGAAAGACATTTTTATTGCGTGGAGACATGGATGCTCTACCAATCAAGGAATTAACGAACCTTTCATTTAAATCTGAAAATGGCTATATGCATGCATGTGGTCACGATATGCATACAACGATGCTTTTAGGTGCTGCGAAAATTTTAAAAGAATTTGAAGATGAACTAGAAGGGCAAGTAAAACTATTATTTCAACCAGGCGAAGAAATTTTATCTGGATCAAAAGTTTGTATCGAAAATCATGTATTAGAAAATCCAAAAGTCGATGCAGGAATGATGATTCATGTATTTCCTTTTAAAGGCTTTAAAGTCGGTCAAATCATGCCTACGCCAGCTGGTACTTTTATGGCTAGTGCGGATTGGTTTGAAATCAAAGTTAAAGGTCGTGGGGGACATGGTTCCCAACCAGAAACGTCAATCGACCCGATCAATGTTGCTGTTCATATTTATACAGCTTTACAAGAGCTTTCAGCTAGAGAAATTGGCTCTGAGGAACGTTTTGTACTAACGATTGGCGAATTTATAGGCGGTACGCCAGGCGCTTCAAACATTATTCCAGAAACGACTGTGATGAAAGGAACCTTGCGTACTTTGAAAGAAGAAGTTCGTGGACAGATTAAAGAACGAATGGTGGTTATAGCTGAAAATATTGCGAAAGCCTTTCGTGCAGAAGCAGAAGTGATTTTTACGAATGGGTGTACAACAAATATCAATGACCCTAAGGTAACGGATTTTGCAAAACACTCATTGACTGAAACATTTGGCGCAGATCGTATTGTGGATATCCCTGTCTCAACGCCGTTAATGGGGAGTGAAGATTTTGGTGAAATCAGTCAATTGATTCCCACAACCACGGTTCTTTTGGTCGCTTCAGAAGAGCTAATTAACCTACACAATCCTGCTATCGTCTTTGATGAATCTGTTTTAGTAGAAGGGGCAAAAATTTATTCAGATACCGCTCTGTCTTGGTTGAAAAAAAGCTAA
- a CDS encoding formate--tetrahydrofolate ligase produces MGKTDIEIAQEATMLPIAKIAEKIGLEEEQFELYGKYKAKIDVEKIQDHKNGKVILVTAITPTPAGEGKTTTVVGLGDALNRVGKNAIVALREPSLGPVFGIKGGAAGGGYAQVVPMEDINLHFTGDFHAIGAANNLLAAAIDNHIFQGNELGIDNRRITWKRAVDMNDRQLRHIIDGLGARVNGVPREDGFEITVASEIMAVLCLSNDIEDLKENLANIIIGFTFDNEPITVRQLNVQGAMTALLKEAIKPNLVQTLENNPALIHGGPFANIAHGCNSVIATNTARKLADYVVTEGGFGADLGAEKFIDIKCRKSGIRPSAVVVVATVRALKMHGGVAKDQLSKENIDALTKGLPNLLKHIENTTTVFGLPTVVAINKFPTDTEAELALVESECQKRNVNVVLSDVWEHGGAGGEELAKEVIRLSEQENHFSFTYPDDLSIKEKIHAIVEKIYGGNGVRYEPLAEREITKLEKLGFGHLPICMAKTQYSFSDDQTKLGRPTDFTITVSNIKVSAGAGFIVVYTGAVMTMPGLPKKPAYEQIDVDKDGRIIGLF; encoded by the coding sequence ATGGGTAAAACTGATATTGAAATAGCTCAAGAAGCTACAATGTTGCCAATTGCTAAAATAGCCGAAAAAATTGGTTTAGAGGAAGAACAATTTGAACTTTATGGAAAATACAAAGCAAAAATCGATGTTGAAAAAATCCAAGATCATAAAAATGGAAAAGTCATTTTAGTCACAGCGATTACGCCAACACCTGCAGGAGAGGGAAAAACAACTACGGTTGTAGGATTAGGCGATGCCTTAAATCGAGTGGGTAAAAATGCCATCGTCGCGCTAAGAGAACCATCTCTAGGTCCCGTTTTTGGAATTAAAGGCGGAGCTGCTGGTGGTGGATATGCACAAGTAGTACCAATGGAAGATATCAACTTGCATTTTACAGGAGATTTTCATGCAATTGGTGCTGCAAATAACTTATTGGCAGCGGCGATAGATAATCACATATTCCAAGGAAATGAGCTAGGAATTGACAATCGTCGTATCACTTGGAAGAGAGCAGTTGATATGAATGATCGTCAATTAAGGCATATCATTGATGGGTTAGGTGCTCGAGTGAACGGAGTGCCAAGAGAAGACGGCTTTGAAATTACAGTGGCATCAGAAATCATGGCTGTGTTGTGTTTATCAAATGATATAGAAGACCTAAAGGAAAATTTAGCGAATATTATTATTGGTTTTACTTTCGATAATGAGCCGATTACGGTTAGACAGCTAAATGTTCAAGGAGCAATGACGGCATTATTGAAAGAGGCAATTAAGCCAAATTTAGTTCAAACATTAGAAAACAACCCTGCGTTGATTCATGGCGGTCCTTTTGCGAATATCGCTCATGGATGCAATAGCGTGATTGCAACAAATACAGCTAGAAAATTGGCGGATTATGTAGTAACAGAAGGTGGTTTTGGTGCAGATTTAGGTGCTGAAAAATTTATTGATATCAAATGTCGAAAATCAGGCATTCGTCCTTCTGCTGTAGTAGTTGTTGCAACAGTTAGAGCTTTAAAAATGCACGGCGGTGTAGCTAAAGATCAACTTTCCAAAGAAAATATTGATGCTTTAACAAAAGGATTACCCAATTTATTAAAACACATTGAAAATACAACGACTGTTTTTGGCTTGCCAACGGTTGTCGCTATCAATAAATTTCCTACAGATACAGAGGCAGAACTTGCTCTTGTTGAATCAGAATGTCAAAAACGCAATGTTAATGTCGTGTTGTCTGATGTTTGGGAACATGGTGGTGCAGGTGGGGAAGAACTTGCCAAAGAAGTGATTCGCTTATCTGAACAAGAAAATCATTTCTCGTTCACGTATCCAGATGATCTATCAATTAAAGAGAAGATTCACGCAATTGTCGAAAAAATTTATGGTGGAAATGGTGTTCGCTATGAGCCACTTGCAGAAAGAGAAATTACAAAACTTGAAAAACTAGGTTTTGGCCATTTACCGATTTGTATGGCAAAAACACAATATTCATTTTCTGATGATCAGACAAAACTAGGGCGACCAACTGATTTCACGATTACAGTCAGCAATATCAAAGTCTCTGCTGGAGCAGGATTTATTGTTGTATATACTGGAGCTGTGATGACCATGCCGGGATTGCCGAAAAAACCAGCTTACGAACAAATTGATGTTGATAAAGATGGAAGAATCATCGGTTTGTTTTAA
- a CDS encoding ABC transporter ATP-binding protein: protein MVEMALKHVYKKYDNAENYSVTDFNLEIADREFIVFVGPSGCGKSTTLRMIAGLEDITEGELSIGDKVMNDVAPKDRDIAMVFQNYALYPHMTVFDNMAFGLKLRKYDKAEIKKRVENAAEILGLTEYLKRKPAALSGGQRQRVALGRAIVRDAKVFLMDEPLSNLDAKLRVAMRAEIAKLHRRLETTTIYVTHDQTEAMTMADRIVIMKDGFIQQIGSPKEVYNTPNNVFVAGFIGSPAMNFFNVTLNNGVIRDGHGLELRIPEGKNKLLVEKGYEGKTIIFGIRPEDIHSEQVALDTMTDAVVRSEVVVSELLGAETMLYTKLGDTEFISKVDARDFHRPTEMVDLAFNINKAHFFDPETEQVIKLP from the coding sequence ATGGTAGAAATGGCGTTAAAGCATGTCTATAAAAAATATGATAATGCGGAAAATTATTCCGTGACAGATTTCAATTTGGAAATCGCAGACCGTGAATTTATTGTTTTTGTCGGACCGTCTGGCTGTGGAAAATCAACCACTTTACGTATGATTGCTGGTTTAGAAGACATTACTGAAGGTGAGCTTTCTATTGGTGACAAAGTGATGAATGATGTTGCACCAAAAGATCGTGACATTGCTATGGTTTTCCAAAACTACGCATTGTATCCTCATATGACTGTTTTTGATAATATGGCTTTCGGATTGAAACTTCGTAAATATGACAAAGCTGAAATCAAAAAACGGGTGGAAAATGCTGCTGAAATCTTAGGGTTAACTGAATACTTAAAACGCAAACCCGCCGCATTATCTGGTGGTCAACGTCAGCGTGTTGCATTAGGTCGAGCAATCGTTCGTGATGCAAAAGTATTTTTGATGGATGAACCTTTATCCAACTTAGATGCAAAATTACGGGTGGCCATGCGTGCTGAAATTGCTAAATTACACCGTCGTCTAGAAACAACAACGATCTATGTCACTCACGATCAAACAGAAGCTATGACAATGGCCGATCGCATTGTTATTATGAAAGACGGATTTATCCAACAAATCGGCTCACCCAAAGAAGTCTACAATACACCAAACAATGTTTTTGTGGCAGGTTTTATTGGCTCACCAGCGATGAACTTCTTTAATGTTACCTTGAACAATGGCGTTATTCGCGATGGACATGGATTAGAACTAAGAATTCCAGAAGGAAAAAACAAGTTACTTGTGGAAAAAGGCTATGAAGGAAAAACAATTATTTTTGGGATTAGACCTGAAGATATTCACAGTGAGCAAGTTGCCTTAGATACAATGACCGATGCTGTTGTTCGTTCCGAAGTTGTCGTTTCTGAACTACTTGGTGCTGAAACAATGCTGTATACAAAATTAGGCGACACAGAGTTCATCTCTAAAGTAGATGCACGCGATTTCCACCGTCCGACTGAAATGGTTGATCTAGCATTTAATATCAATAAAGCTCATTTCTTTGATCCTGAAACAGAACAAGTGATTAAATTACCATAA